One Alligator mississippiensis isolate rAllMis1 chromosome 12, rAllMis1, whole genome shotgun sequence DNA window includes the following coding sequences:
- the MRPS25 gene encoding small ribosomal subunit protein mS25, which produces MLMKGRFPIRRTLEYLRKGEVEFKSAVQVMMVNYNTHGQLSEGARQFVFFTVPQLQFRNPRVQIVMFRNLTPSPFLRFYLEDGKQVLVDIEEKTNKEITEHIKKIFGKSIETLEREQQAKKVLHPATFGPKKYHLRECMCEIEGQVPCPGRVPLPKEMTGKYKTAMKAAAASK; this is translated from the exons atgctGATGAAGGGCCGGTTCCCGATCCGGCGCACGCTGGAGTACCTGCGGAAGGGCGAGGTGGAGTTCAAGAGCGCGGTGCAGGTCATGATGGTGAACTACAACACGCACGGGCAGCTCAGCGAGGGCGCCAG GCAGTTCGTGTTCTTCACGGTGCCGCAGCTGCAGTTCCGCAACCCGCGCGTGCAGATCGTCATGTTTAGGAACTTGACCCCGTCGCCCTTCCTGCGCTTCTACCTCG AAGATGGCAAGCAGGTCTTGGTTGACATTGAAGAGAAAACCAACAAAGAGATAACTgagcacattaaaaaaatctttggtaAAAGCAT AGAAACTCTCGAGAGAGAGCAGCAAGCAAAAAAGGTCTTACATCCTGCCACCTTTGGCCCCAAGAAGTACCACTTGCGTGAATGTATGTGTGAGATTGAAGgccaggtgccctgcccaggaAGAGTGCCACTACCCAAGGAGATGACAGGCAAATACAAAACAGCaatgaaagcagcagctgctagtAAATAA